CCGCAACGATTGAGCCCATAATACCAAACTGATAGAGGGTTTCAGGATCACAATGCACATTCGCACCAAGATCAAGCAAATAAACGGGTTGTTTTTTCTCTGTTGGAACGGCTGAAATTAATGCGGGGCGCTTAATACCAGGCAACATTTTTAACACATAGTGGGCCATAAAAAAGAGCGCACCTGTATTTCCTGAGCTAACACAAGCCTGCGCTTCACCAGATTTCACCAAATCAAGCGCAACACGCATTGAAGACTGTTTTTTATTTCTCAGTGCTGAGGCAGGTTCACAGCTGTTAGTGACGACCTCTTTACAGTGTTTAATTTTGAGTCTTGGATGGTCTAGCATACTCGCTTTAGTTAAAGCGCTTTCGATAACTTGCTGATTACCACACAGAATTAGATTTAGATTTGGGTGCTTAAGCACGGCAGCGATAGCTGCGGGGATAGATGAACGGGGGCCGTAATCGCCCCCCATCATATCTAACGCGATGGTTAGATCGGTTAGCATAAAGTAATCTCTTACTTAGAAATTACTTTAACGCCTTTGTAGTAACCGTCAGCAGTCACGTGGTGACGACGATGAGTCTCGCCAGAAACCTGATCTACAGTTAGAGCTGGTCCACTGATCGCATCGTGTGAACGACGCATACCACGACGTGCGCGTGACTTCTTGCTTTTTTGTACCGCCATTAGCCTTCTCCTAAGAATCTTTCTTAAGTTGTTTCAAAATTTCAAATGGATTTGGTTTGCTATCTTCTGCTTCAATTTCACCAAAGCT
This genomic interval from Pseudoalteromonas galatheae contains the following:
- the rpmF gene encoding 50S ribosomal protein L32, translated to MAVQKSKKSRARRGMRRSHDAISGPALTVDQVSGETHRRHHVTADGYYKGVKVISK